A portion of the Haliaeetus albicilla chromosome 29, bHalAlb1.1, whole genome shotgun sequence genome contains these proteins:
- the LOC138682897 gene encoding methyl-CpG-binding domain protein 1-like isoform X5 — protein MAEGWVECPALGPGWKRREAFRKSGATCGRTDTYYKSPTGEKFRSKIELSRFLGPSRDLGNFDFKHGLELSGPPKARKGPKWRPPAGPPPEPPPEPPPVLEEQVGGAEPEETPPPPAEETPPPPALSPPPPAEAPPLPEPPLPRRTRKRPPPEPPQEGVVACCAACQSLFPGVTLPSQRRCRWLCPECRAQRRDFNREQRFFKRVGCGACQACRIPEDCGICSACARPTPTPARPPKCLLRRCLRIVKKGLGCGSCPGCLTTEDCGSCCICLRRLKPGLKRQWRCLRRRCLRPKRSGAAKKTTTYGTRKVTVKWKPPVEREPSATPSTRHRKQLNKVKEKKRPGRPPKHPGARGGGPRGARSRGSRRCGACEACLRPADCGRCDFCRDKPKFGGQNLKRQKCRWRQCLRCAMDKEHPAGGAEKGPGPPRGTPLHLSPLKEEPGPLPHLEDPRLGLLIASAPRLKSTPPEPSVIPGPPPPGDLGVLIAATPRVKQEQPQPSASLVPVPPRLPPAQLVVLDESEEEEEERGSRVPLPLPPRPTLLARRFFSRISRNPPPGSLGGGGGGRRGFPSPLPYRRPPFPLPQHPRPPPGPALPPLAHGRHRRPLGPRFGFSSFGGSKTTRPPRARSFNSTAPPAAFRR, from the exons ATGGCGGAGGGCTGGGTGGAGTGCCCCGCCCTGGGGCCTGGCTGGAAACGGCGGGAAGCCTTCCGAAAATCCGGAGCCACCTGTGGCCGCACTGACACCTACTACAAGAG ccccacggGGGAGAAGTTCCGCAGCAAGATCGAGCTGAGTCGGTTCCTGGGGCCCAGCCGCGACCTCGGCAACTTTGACTTCAAGCACGGGCTGGAGCTCTCCGGCCCCCCCAAG gccagGAAGGGCCCCAAATGGCGCCCGCCTGCTGGGCCCCCCCCGGAGCCCCCCCCGGAGCCCCCCCCCGTCCTGGAGGAGCAGGTGGGCGGGGCTGAGCCTGAGGAGACTCCGCCCCCACCGGCTGAGGAGACTCCGCCCCCACCGGCTTTGagcccacctcctcctgctgaAGCTCCGCCCCTGCCGGAGCCCCCCCTCCCTCGGCGGACCCGCAAGCGGCCCCCCCCGGAGCCCCCCCAGGAGGGGGTGGTGGC gtgCTGCGCCGCCTGCCAGAGCCTGTTTCCGGGGGTGACGCTGCCCAGTCAGCGGCGGTGCCGCTGGCTCTGCCCCGAGTGCCGCG cccagcgcCGCGATTTCAACCGAGAGCAACGATTCTTCAAG CGGGTGGGCTGTGGCGCCTGCCAGGCCTGTCGCATCCCCGAGGACTGCGGCATCTGCAGCGCCTGCGCccgccccacccccacccccgcccgcccccccaAGTGCCTCCTGCGCCGCTGCCTCCGCATCGTCAAGAAG GGCCTGGGCTGCGGCTCCTGCCCGGGCTGCCTGACCACCGAGGACTGCGGCAGCTGCTGCATCTGCCTGCGCCGCCTCAAACCCGGCCTCAAGCGCCAGTGGCGCTGCCTGCGCCGCCGCTGCCTGCGCCCCAAG AGGTCGGGGGCGGCCAAGAAGACGACGACTTACGGCACCCGGAAGGTGACGGTG aaatGGAAGCCCCCCGTGGAGCGGGAGCCCAGCGCCACTCCCAGCACCAGGCACAGG AAGCAGCTGAACAaggtgaaggagaagaaaagaccGGGGAGACCCCCCAAGCACCCCGGAGCCCGTGGGGGGGGGCCG CGGGGGGCGCGGAGCCGGGGCAGCCGGCGGTGCGGGGCCTGCGAGGCCTGCCTGCGCCCGGCCGACTGCGGCCGCTGCGACTTCTGCCGGGACAAGCCTAAGTTCGGGGGGCAGAACCTCAAGCGCCAGAAGTGCCGCTGGAGGCAGTGCCTGCGCTGTGCCATG GACAAGGAGCACCCAGCAGGGGGGGCTGAGAAGGGTCCTGGACCCCCCCGGGGAACCCCCCTACACCTGTCCCCCCTTAAAGAAGAGCCGGGACCCCTCCCCCACCTGGAG gacccccggcTGGGCCTTCTCATCGCCTCGGCCCCCCGCCTCAAATCGACCCCCCCAGAGCCCAGCGTCATCCCCGGACCg ccccctccAGGAGATTTGGGGGTCTTGATTGCCGCAACCCCCCGGGTGAAGCAGGAGCAGCCGCAGCCCAGTGCCTCACTGGTGCCG GTGCCCCCCCGGcttccccctgcccagctggTGGTACTGGATGagagtgaggaagaggaggaggaaaggggcaGCCGAGTG cccctccccctccccccccgccccaccctGTTGGCCCGACGCTTTTTTAGCCGAATTAGCCGAAATCCCCCTCCCGGCTCattggggggtggtggggggggacgAAGGggcttcccctcccccctcccctaccgccgcccccccttccccctcccccagcacccccggCCTCCGCCTGGTCCAGCGCTCCCCCCGCTCGCCCATGGCCGCCACCGTCGTCCTCTTGGCCCCCGGTTTGGCTTTTCGAGTTTTGGTGGCTCGAAGACGACCCGTCCCCCCCGGGCACGAAGTTTTAACTCGACGGCCCCCCCGGCTGCGTTCCGTCGATGA
- the LOC138682897 gene encoding methyl-CpG-binding domain protein 1-like isoform X2 yields the protein MAGSPPPGSMAEGWVECPALGPGWKRREAFRKSGATCGRTDTYYKSPTGEKFRSKIELSRFLGPSRDLGNFDFKHGLELSGPPKARKGPKWRPPAGPPPEPPPEPPPVLEEQVGGAEPEETPPPPAEETPPPPALSPPPPAEAPPLPEPPLPRRTRKRPPPEPPQEGVVACCAACQSLFPGVTLPSQRRCRWLCPECRAQRRDFNREQRFFKRVGCGACQACRIPEDCGICSACARPTPTPARPPKCLLRRCLRIVKKGLGCGSCPGCLTTEDCGSCCICLRRLKPGLKRQWRCLRRRCLRPKRSGAAKKTTTYGTRKVTVKWKPPVEREPSATPSTRHRQLNKVKEKKRPGRPPKHPGARGGGPRGARSRGSRRCGACEACLRPADCGRCDFCRDKPKFGGQNLKRQKCRWRQCLRCAMDKEHPAGGAEKGPGPPRGTPLHLSPLKEEPGPLPHLEDPRLGLLIASAPRLKSTPPEPSVIPGPPPPGDLGVLIAATPRVKQEQPQPSASLVPVPPRLPPAQLVVLDESEEEEEERGSRVPLPLPPRPTLLARRFFSRISRNPPPGSLGGGGGGRRGFPSPLPYRRPPFPLPQHPRPPPGPALPPLAHGRHRRPLGPRFGFSSFGGSKTTRPPRARSFNSTAPPAAFRR from the exons ATGGCCGG taGCCCCCCTCCGGGCAGTATGGCGGAGGGCTGGGTGGAGTGCCCCGCCCTGGGGCCTGGCTGGAAACGGCGGGAAGCCTTCCGAAAATCCGGAGCCACCTGTGGCCGCACTGACACCTACTACAAGAG ccccacggGGGAGAAGTTCCGCAGCAAGATCGAGCTGAGTCGGTTCCTGGGGCCCAGCCGCGACCTCGGCAACTTTGACTTCAAGCACGGGCTGGAGCTCTCCGGCCCCCCCAAG gccagGAAGGGCCCCAAATGGCGCCCGCCTGCTGGGCCCCCCCCGGAGCCCCCCCCGGAGCCCCCCCCCGTCCTGGAGGAGCAGGTGGGCGGGGCTGAGCCTGAGGAGACTCCGCCCCCACCGGCTGAGGAGACTCCGCCCCCACCGGCTTTGagcccacctcctcctgctgaAGCTCCGCCCCTGCCGGAGCCCCCCCTCCCTCGGCGGACCCGCAAGCGGCCCCCCCCGGAGCCCCCCCAGGAGGGGGTGGTGGC gtgCTGCGCCGCCTGCCAGAGCCTGTTTCCGGGGGTGACGCTGCCCAGTCAGCGGCGGTGCCGCTGGCTCTGCCCCGAGTGCCGCG cccagcgcCGCGATTTCAACCGAGAGCAACGATTCTTCAAG CGGGTGGGCTGTGGCGCCTGCCAGGCCTGTCGCATCCCCGAGGACTGCGGCATCTGCAGCGCCTGCGCccgccccacccccacccccgcccgcccccccaAGTGCCTCCTGCGCCGCTGCCTCCGCATCGTCAAGAAG GGCCTGGGCTGCGGCTCCTGCCCGGGCTGCCTGACCACCGAGGACTGCGGCAGCTGCTGCATCTGCCTGCGCCGCCTCAAACCCGGCCTCAAGCGCCAGTGGCGCTGCCTGCGCCGCCGCTGCCTGCGCCCCAAG AGGTCGGGGGCGGCCAAGAAGACGACGACTTACGGCACCCGGAAGGTGACGGTG aaatGGAAGCCCCCCGTGGAGCGGGAGCCCAGCGCCACTCCCAGCACCAGGCACAGG CAGCTGAACAaggtgaaggagaagaaaagaccGGGGAGACCCCCCAAGCACCCCGGAGCCCGTGGGGGGGGGCCG CGGGGGGCGCGGAGCCGGGGCAGCCGGCGGTGCGGGGCCTGCGAGGCCTGCCTGCGCCCGGCCGACTGCGGCCGCTGCGACTTCTGCCGGGACAAGCCTAAGTTCGGGGGGCAGAACCTCAAGCGCCAGAAGTGCCGCTGGAGGCAGTGCCTGCGCTGTGCCATG GACAAGGAGCACCCAGCAGGGGGGGCTGAGAAGGGTCCTGGACCCCCCCGGGGAACCCCCCTACACCTGTCCCCCCTTAAAGAAGAGCCGGGACCCCTCCCCCACCTGGAG gacccccggcTGGGCCTTCTCATCGCCTCGGCCCCCCGCCTCAAATCGACCCCCCCAGAGCCCAGCGTCATCCCCGGACCg ccccctccAGGAGATTTGGGGGTCTTGATTGCCGCAACCCCCCGGGTGAAGCAGGAGCAGCCGCAGCCCAGTGCCTCACTGGTGCCG GTGCCCCCCCGGcttccccctgcccagctggTGGTACTGGATGagagtgaggaagaggaggaggaaaggggcaGCCGAGTG cccctccccctccccccccgccccaccctGTTGGCCCGACGCTTTTTTAGCCGAATTAGCCGAAATCCCCCTCCCGGCTCattggggggtggtggggggggacgAAGGggcttcccctcccccctcccctaccgccgcccccccttccccctcccccagcacccccggCCTCCGCCTGGTCCAGCGCTCCCCCCGCTCGCCCATGGCCGCCACCGTCGTCCTCTTGGCCCCCGGTTTGGCTTTTCGAGTTTTGGTGGCTCGAAGACGACCCGTCCCCCCCGGGCACGAAGTTTTAACTCGACGGCCCCCCCGGCTGCGTTCCGTCGATGA
- the LOC138682897 gene encoding methyl-CpG-binding domain protein 1-like isoform X8 gives MAGSPPPGSMAEGWVECPALGPGWKRREAFRKSGATCGRTDTYYKSPTGEKFRSKIELSRFLGPSRDLGNFDFKHGLELSGPPKARKGPKWRPPAGPPPEPPPEPPPVLEEQVGGAEPEETPPPPAEETPPPPALSPPPPAEAPPLPEPPLPRRTRKRPPPEPPQEGVVACCAACQSLFPGVTLPSQRRCRWLCPECRAQRRDFNREQRFFKRVGCGACQACRIPEDCGICSACARPTPTPARPPKCLLRRCLRIVKKGLGCGSCPGCLTTEDCGSCCICLRRLKPGLKRQWRCLRRRCLRPKRSGAAKKTTTYGTRKVTVKWKPPVEREPSATPSTRHRQLNKVKEKKRPGRPPKHPGARGGGPDKEHPAGGAEKGPGPPRGTPLHLSPLKEEPGPLPHLEDPRLGLLIASAPRLKSTPPEPSVIPGPPPPGDLGVLIAATPRVKQEQPQPSASLVPVPPRLPPAQLVVLDESEEEEEERGSRVPLPLPPRPTLLARRFFSRISRNPPPGSLGGGGGGRRGFPSPLPYRRPPFPLPQHPRPPPGPALPPLAHGRHRRPLGPRFGFSSFGGSKTTRPPRARSFNSTAPPAAFRR, from the exons ATGGCCGG taGCCCCCCTCCGGGCAGTATGGCGGAGGGCTGGGTGGAGTGCCCCGCCCTGGGGCCTGGCTGGAAACGGCGGGAAGCCTTCCGAAAATCCGGAGCCACCTGTGGCCGCACTGACACCTACTACAAGAG ccccacggGGGAGAAGTTCCGCAGCAAGATCGAGCTGAGTCGGTTCCTGGGGCCCAGCCGCGACCTCGGCAACTTTGACTTCAAGCACGGGCTGGAGCTCTCCGGCCCCCCCAAG gccagGAAGGGCCCCAAATGGCGCCCGCCTGCTGGGCCCCCCCCGGAGCCCCCCCCGGAGCCCCCCCCCGTCCTGGAGGAGCAGGTGGGCGGGGCTGAGCCTGAGGAGACTCCGCCCCCACCGGCTGAGGAGACTCCGCCCCCACCGGCTTTGagcccacctcctcctgctgaAGCTCCGCCCCTGCCGGAGCCCCCCCTCCCTCGGCGGACCCGCAAGCGGCCCCCCCCGGAGCCCCCCCAGGAGGGGGTGGTGGC gtgCTGCGCCGCCTGCCAGAGCCTGTTTCCGGGGGTGACGCTGCCCAGTCAGCGGCGGTGCCGCTGGCTCTGCCCCGAGTGCCGCG cccagcgcCGCGATTTCAACCGAGAGCAACGATTCTTCAAG CGGGTGGGCTGTGGCGCCTGCCAGGCCTGTCGCATCCCCGAGGACTGCGGCATCTGCAGCGCCTGCGCccgccccacccccacccccgcccgcccccccaAGTGCCTCCTGCGCCGCTGCCTCCGCATCGTCAAGAAG GGCCTGGGCTGCGGCTCCTGCCCGGGCTGCCTGACCACCGAGGACTGCGGCAGCTGCTGCATCTGCCTGCGCCGCCTCAAACCCGGCCTCAAGCGCCAGTGGCGCTGCCTGCGCCGCCGCTGCCTGCGCCCCAAG AGGTCGGGGGCGGCCAAGAAGACGACGACTTACGGCACCCGGAAGGTGACGGTG aaatGGAAGCCCCCCGTGGAGCGGGAGCCCAGCGCCACTCCCAGCACCAGGCACAGG CAGCTGAACAaggtgaaggagaagaaaagaccGGGGAGACCCCCCAAGCACCCCGGAGCCCGTGGGGGGGGGCCG GACAAGGAGCACCCAGCAGGGGGGGCTGAGAAGGGTCCTGGACCCCCCCGGGGAACCCCCCTACACCTGTCCCCCCTTAAAGAAGAGCCGGGACCCCTCCCCCACCTGGAG gacccccggcTGGGCCTTCTCATCGCCTCGGCCCCCCGCCTCAAATCGACCCCCCCAGAGCCCAGCGTCATCCCCGGACCg ccccctccAGGAGATTTGGGGGTCTTGATTGCCGCAACCCCCCGGGTGAAGCAGGAGCAGCCGCAGCCCAGTGCCTCACTGGTGCCG GTGCCCCCCCGGcttccccctgcccagctggTGGTACTGGATGagagtgaggaagaggaggaggaaaggggcaGCCGAGTG cccctccccctccccccccgccccaccctGTTGGCCCGACGCTTTTTTAGCCGAATTAGCCGAAATCCCCCTCCCGGCTCattggggggtggtggggggggacgAAGGggcttcccctcccccctcccctaccgccgcccccccttccccctcccccagcacccccggCCTCCGCCTGGTCCAGCGCTCCCCCCGCTCGCCCATGGCCGCCACCGTCGTCCTCTTGGCCCCCGGTTTGGCTTTTCGAGTTTTGGTGGCTCGAAGACGACCCGTCCCCCCCGGGCACGAAGTTTTAACTCGACGGCCCCCCCGGCTGCGTTCCGTCGATGA
- the LOC138682897 gene encoding methyl-CpG-binding domain protein 1-like isoform X6, translated as MAGSPPPGSMAEGWVECPALGPGWKRREAFRKSGATCGRTDTYYKSPTGEKFRSKIELSRFLGPSRDLGNFDFKHGLELSGPPKARKGPKWRPPAGPPPEPPPEPPPVLEEQVGGAEPEETPPPPAEETPPPPALSPPPPAEAPPLPEPPLPRRTRKRPPPEPPQEGVVACCAACQSLFPGVTLPSQRRCRWLCPECRAQRRDFNREQRFFKGLGCGSCPGCLTTEDCGSCCICLRRLKPGLKRQWRCLRRRCLRPKRSGAAKKTTTYGTRKVTVKWKPPVEREPSATPSTRHRKQLNKVKEKKRPGRPPKHPGARGGGPRGARSRGSRRCGACEACLRPADCGRCDFCRDKPKFGGQNLKRQKCRWRQCLRCAMDKEHPAGGAEKGPGPPRGTPLHLSPLKEEPGPLPHLEDPRLGLLIASAPRLKSTPPEPSVIPGPPPPGDLGVLIAATPRVKQEQPQPSASLVPVPPRLPPAQLVVLDESEEEEEERGSRVPLPLPPRPTLLARRFFSRISRNPPPGSLGGGGGGRRGFPSPLPYRRPPFPLPQHPRPPPGPALPPLAHGRHRRPLGPRFGFSSFGGSKTTRPPRARSFNSTAPPAAFRR; from the exons ATGGCCGG taGCCCCCCTCCGGGCAGTATGGCGGAGGGCTGGGTGGAGTGCCCCGCCCTGGGGCCTGGCTGGAAACGGCGGGAAGCCTTCCGAAAATCCGGAGCCACCTGTGGCCGCACTGACACCTACTACAAGAG ccccacggGGGAGAAGTTCCGCAGCAAGATCGAGCTGAGTCGGTTCCTGGGGCCCAGCCGCGACCTCGGCAACTTTGACTTCAAGCACGGGCTGGAGCTCTCCGGCCCCCCCAAG gccagGAAGGGCCCCAAATGGCGCCCGCCTGCTGGGCCCCCCCCGGAGCCCCCCCCGGAGCCCCCCCCCGTCCTGGAGGAGCAGGTGGGCGGGGCTGAGCCTGAGGAGACTCCGCCCCCACCGGCTGAGGAGACTCCGCCCCCACCGGCTTTGagcccacctcctcctgctgaAGCTCCGCCCCTGCCGGAGCCCCCCCTCCCTCGGCGGACCCGCAAGCGGCCCCCCCCGGAGCCCCCCCAGGAGGGGGTGGTGGC gtgCTGCGCCGCCTGCCAGAGCCTGTTTCCGGGGGTGACGCTGCCCAGTCAGCGGCGGTGCCGCTGGCTCTGCCCCGAGTGCCGCG cccagcgcCGCGATTTCAACCGAGAGCAACGATTCTTCAAG GGCCTGGGCTGCGGCTCCTGCCCGGGCTGCCTGACCACCGAGGACTGCGGCAGCTGCTGCATCTGCCTGCGCCGCCTCAAACCCGGCCTCAAGCGCCAGTGGCGCTGCCTGCGCCGCCGCTGCCTGCGCCCCAAG AGGTCGGGGGCGGCCAAGAAGACGACGACTTACGGCACCCGGAAGGTGACGGTG aaatGGAAGCCCCCCGTGGAGCGGGAGCCCAGCGCCACTCCCAGCACCAGGCACAGG AAGCAGCTGAACAaggtgaaggagaagaaaagaccGGGGAGACCCCCCAAGCACCCCGGAGCCCGTGGGGGGGGGCCG CGGGGGGCGCGGAGCCGGGGCAGCCGGCGGTGCGGGGCCTGCGAGGCCTGCCTGCGCCCGGCCGACTGCGGCCGCTGCGACTTCTGCCGGGACAAGCCTAAGTTCGGGGGGCAGAACCTCAAGCGCCAGAAGTGCCGCTGGAGGCAGTGCCTGCGCTGTGCCATG GACAAGGAGCACCCAGCAGGGGGGGCTGAGAAGGGTCCTGGACCCCCCCGGGGAACCCCCCTACACCTGTCCCCCCTTAAAGAAGAGCCGGGACCCCTCCCCCACCTGGAG gacccccggcTGGGCCTTCTCATCGCCTCGGCCCCCCGCCTCAAATCGACCCCCCCAGAGCCCAGCGTCATCCCCGGACCg ccccctccAGGAGATTTGGGGGTCTTGATTGCCGCAACCCCCCGGGTGAAGCAGGAGCAGCCGCAGCCCAGTGCCTCACTGGTGCCG GTGCCCCCCCGGcttccccctgcccagctggTGGTACTGGATGagagtgaggaagaggaggaggaaaggggcaGCCGAGTG cccctccccctccccccccgccccaccctGTTGGCCCGACGCTTTTTTAGCCGAATTAGCCGAAATCCCCCTCCCGGCTCattggggggtggtggggggggacgAAGGggcttcccctcccccctcccctaccgccgcccccccttccccctcccccagcacccccggCCTCCGCCTGGTCCAGCGCTCCCCCCGCTCGCCCATGGCCGCCACCGTCGTCCTCTTGGCCCCCGGTTTGGCTTTTCGAGTTTTGGTGGCTCGAAGACGACCCGTCCCCCCCGGGCACGAAGTTTTAACTCGACGGCCCCCCCGGCTGCGTTCCGTCGATGA